The Panicum virgatum strain AP13 chromosome 5K, P.virgatum_v5, whole genome shotgun sequence genome has a window encoding:
- the LOC120708259 gene encoding LOW QUALITY PROTEIN: septin and tuftelin-interacting protein 1 homolog 1-like (The sequence of the model RefSeq protein was modified relative to this genomic sequence to represent the inferred CDS: deleted 1 base in 1 codon; substituted 1 base at 1 genomic stop codon), with translation MDCGGERAGRARHDAINGVSAEGDSYYYDSDDDGSRRRKRRREAPEPDLSKPVRFVSTGYAMPSHEPDPVPVNAAAKEDEAGAEAEDIEPLPTMFGKIREGARARWEEKERERDAAARRRQAPGNPPPAPGSMQSNATVANMMRKGGYCPGMGLSKYGQGRTEPLEATVRLKNAGLGYVEGSKKPMLAPSKENLPPATCQPASTKERQHRWLKKDSVRKTPVLTRIALLAMRERDGEEQQGGQPAVVQKVIDRRGPQERVLKDLRGLNDEQEMESDDAPMPELQYNVRLLVDDARICVQRLHGQLRREREKAASLAREKEKLSKQEAAQKRQLQVMETIAGALEEVRLDDAAGALTLEGLFMAIRDLKARFGEEFKMCCVAWIACQFAHPLLIRFFQGWQPLRDPSVGLEVMSSWKDLLEEDXPYDSRTVLHPWRNVFDSGIWEDLIARCIVPKLKMALQEFQIKPADQKLDQFNWVMLWASTIPVQHMVHVLEVDFFSKWHQVIYHWLCSPNPDFNEIVSWYNDWKGRFPPELLANERIRLLLALGLDMMNQAAEGLEVVQPGTRENLGCLRDTEKRPPDAAPNESRFPSCHGVIGPAMTDMSFKECIQAYAMEKGLLFMPKVGKSYNGMPVYEFGTVSICLDSVKRVVYAQLGEGAERWSLVSLRQVMEMN, from the exons atggactgcggcggcgagcgcgcgggccGGGCCCGCCACGACGCCATCAACGGGGTCTCCGCTGAGGGCGACTCATACTACTACGACTCCGACGACGATGGTTCCCGCCGCCGCAAGCGCCGCAGGGAAGCGCCCGAGCCCGACCTCTCCAAGCCCGTCCGGTTCGTCTCCACCGGCTACGCCATGCCCTCCCACGAACCAGATCCCGTCCCTGTGAACGCCGCGGCCAAGGAGGACGAGGCAGGGGCAGAGGCGGAGGACATTGAGCCGCTCCCCACGATGTTCGGGAAGATCAGGGAGGGCGCCCGCGCGAGGTGGGAGGAGAAGGAACGGGAGCgcgacgccgcggcgcgccggcgccagGCGCCGGGGAatccgccgccggctccgggGAGCATGCAGTCCAACGCCACTGTGGCCAATATGATGCGCAAGGGAGGGTACTGTCCCGGCATGGGCCTCAGCAAGTACGGCCAGGGGAGAACAGAGCCGCTGGAGGCCACCGTGCGACTCAAGAACGCCGGCCTCGGCTACGTCGAGGGATCCAAGAAACCCATGCTCGCGCCGTCCAAGGAGAACCTGCCGCCCGCGACTTGTCAGCCGGCGTCAACGAAGGAGCGGCAGCATCGGTGGTTGAAGAAGGACAGCGTCAGGAAAACTCCGGTCCTGACAAGAATCGCGTTGTTGGCAATGCGCGAACGCGATGGGGAGGAGCAGCAGGGGGGTCAGCCAGCTGTTGTTCAGAAGGTGATCGACAGGCGAGGGCCACAGGAGCGTGTCCTGAAGGATCTGAGAGGGCTCAACGACGAGCAGGAGATGGAGTCGGACGACGCGCCGATGCCGGAGCTGCAGTACAACGTGCGGCTGCTTGTTGACGACGCGAGGATCTGCGTTCAGAGACTGCACGGCCAGCTGCGGCGGGAGCGGGAGAAGGCGGCCAGCTTGGCGCGGGAGAAGGAGAAGCTGTCGAAGCAGGAAGCGGCGCAGAAACGGCAGCTGCAGGTCATGGAGACGATCGCAGGGGCGCTGGAGGAGGTCCGGCTGGACGATGCAGCCGGCGCTCTCACTCTCGAAGGATTGTTCATGGCGATTCGGGACTTGAAGGCGCGCTTCGGGGAGGAGTTCAAGATGTGCTGCGTCGCGTGGATCGCCTGCCAATTCGCGCATCCGCTGCTCATCCGGTTCTTCCAGGGCTGGCAGCCGCTCCGGGACCCGTCGGTTGGGTTGGAGGTCATGTCATCGTGGAAGGATTTGCTGGAGGAAGACTAACCATACGAC TCTCGCACGGTGCTGCATCCATGGCGAAATGTGTTTGATTCTGGAATTTGGGAAGACCTGATTGCGCGCTGTATCGTTCCCAAACTGAAGATGGCACTGCAGGAGTTTCAGATCAAGCCAGCAGACCAGAAGCTCGATCAGTTCAATTGGGTGATGCTTTGGGCCTCAACTATCCCGGTGCAGCACATGGTTCATGTGCTGGAAGTTGATTTCTTCAGCAAGTGGCATCAGGTCATATACCATTGGCTGTGTTCACCAAATCCCGATTTCAACGAGATCGTTAGTTGGTACAATGACTGGAAGGGCCGTTTCCCACCGGAGTTGCTTGCCAACGAGCGCATACGGTTGCTTTTGGCACTAGGCCTGGACATGATGAACCAAGCCGCCGAAGGACTGGAGGTTGTGCAGCCTGGGACTAGAGAGAATCTGGGCTGCTTGAGAGATACAGAGAAGCGACCACCCGATGCAGCACCGAACGAATCACGGTTCCCTTCTTGCCATGGGGTGATAGGACCAGCCATGACAGACATGAGCTTCAAGGAGTGTATCCAGGCATACGCGATGGAGAAGGGTTTGTTGTTTATGCCTAAAGTTGGCAAGTCCTACAATGGCATGCCAGTGTATGAATTTGGCACTGTAAGTATTTGCTTAGATTCCGTGAAGCGAGTGGTCTATGCACAACTAGGAGAAGGAGCTGAGAGATGGAGCCTTGTATCTCTTAGGCAAGTTATGGAAATGAATTGA
- the LOC120708260 gene encoding vacuole membrane protein KMS1-like — translation MGRRKMSAAAPPSRSWSNVGGSVIPELRVKHKMELENLTLTKQPLRTLHFFLMALLQYLKRLATYILSKSGLFVLLLVLVVAPGIFLVVSDGLHKKHVQEFINYAKFVLWWVSLGVASSIGLGSGLHTFVLYLGPHIALFTIKAVQCGRIDLKMAPYDTIQLKAGPSWLDKKCSEFGPPVYPASAYSVRIPVFDLLPQIQLEAVLWGIGTALGELPPYFISRAARLSGSESKAVKELDAASSKEDGRVASTLNRTKRWLLSHSQHLNFFSILILASVPNPLFDLAGIMCGQFGVPFWEFFFATLIGKAIIKTHIQTLFIVSLCNNQLLYLVEKELIWIFGHIPGFSATLPSVIAKLHAAKDKYLSPPPAVSSSSQMKDKQWNFSFTFVWNSIVWLVLLNFFIKIITSTAQDYLKKQQDMEMELVSDSKTN, via the exons ATGGGGCGCCGGAAGAtgtcagcggcggcgccgccgtctcgGAGCTGGTCCAACGTGGGAGGAAGCGTCATCCCCG aacTTCGAGTGAAACACAAAATGGAGTTGGAAAACTTGACACTGACAAAACAGCCACTCAGAACATTACACTTTTTTCTGATGGCCTTGTTACAATACTTGAAAAGATTAGCAACATATATCCTGAGTAAGAGTGGCTTGTTTGTTCTCTTACTTGTTCTGGTGGTAGCTCCTGGAATCTTCCTTGTTGTTTCAGATGGCCTGCACAAGAAG CATGTGCAGGAGTTCATTAACTATGCAAAATTTGTGTTATGGTGGGTGTCATTAGGTGTGGCTTCATCAATCGGACTAG GTTCTGGTTTGCATACATTTGTGCTGTATCTGGGCCCTCATATTGCTCTGTTCACTATTAAAGCTGTTCAATGTGGCCGAATTGATTTGAAAATGGCTCCATATGACACCATACAGCTAAAAGCTGGGCCATCATGGCTTGACAAGAAATGTTCAGAATTTGGACCACCTGTGTACCCAGCATCAGCTTATTCAGTTAGGATCCCAGTCTTCGACTTGCTACCTCAGATACAGCTGGAAGCAGTTCTTTGGGGCATTGGGACTGCACTTGGCGAGCTTCCCCCTTATTTCATATCACGTGCAG CTCGCCTATCAGGAAGTGAGTCAAAAGCAGTCAAGGAGCTTGATGCTGCTTCTTCCAAAGAAGATGGCCGAGTAGCATCCACTCTTAATCGAACCAAACGTTGGCTTCTTTCTCACTCTCAACATCTGAACTTCTTCTCTATCTTGATACTTGCTTCG GTTCCAAACCCACTCTTTGACCTTGCTGGTATTATGTGTGGGCAATTTGGTGTGCCCTTCTGGGAGTTCTTTTTTGCAACTTTGATTGGGAAGGCTATCATCAAGACTCATATTCAG ACTCTCTTTATTGTGTCCTTGTGCAACAATCAGCTCTTGTATCTTGTTGAGAAGGAATTAATCTGGATATTTGGTCACATTCCTGGGTTTTCTGCCACCCTGCCATCTGTGATTGCCAAACTCCATGCTGCAAAGGACAAGTATCTATCGCCACCACCAGCAGTCTCATCGTCCTCACAAATGAAG GACAAACAGTGGAATTTCTCTTTTACATTTGTCTGGAACTCTATAGTGTGGCTTGTGCTTCTAAACTTCTTCATTAAGATAATCACGTCAACAGCACAGGATTATCTCAAAAAACAGCAGGACATGGAGATGGAACTTGTCTCCGATTCTAAGACTAACTAG